The Amycolatopsis mongoliensis genome includes a window with the following:
- a CDS encoding STAS domain-containing protein: MVWPGEQESRRLTVARSRGNPQVVVLDLVGELDDGTVLLLAREVALVLDRESAPETVVVDLTAVRSVSASGLRALHAAHAHATGKGIGFRLVVRENSRPASVLDATKLRAVLDVYPSRAAALAAGDRGRFVREMRALWT, encoded by the coding sequence GTGGTGTGGCCAGGCGAACAGGAATCAAGGCGGTTGACCGTCGCCCGATCGCGCGGAAATCCGCAGGTCGTGGTTTTGGACCTGGTGGGTGAACTGGATGACGGGACCGTTCTGCTCCTCGCGCGTGAGGTCGCGTTGGTACTGGACCGTGAATCGGCGCCGGAGACGGTGGTCGTCGACCTGACCGCGGTCAGGTCGGTGTCGGCGAGCGGGCTCCGGGCACTGCACGCCGCTCATGCTCATGCCACGGGCAAAGGCATCGGGTTCCGCCTGGTGGTGCGGGAGAACTCGAGGCCGGCCAGTGTGCTGGACGCGACGAAGCTGCGGGCGGTCCTCGACGTGTATCCGAGCCGGGCCGCGGCGCTGGCCGCGGGCGACCGTGGCCGGTTCGTGCGGGAGATGCGCGCCCTCTGGACGTAG
- a CDS encoding GAF and ANTAR domain-containing protein has protein sequence MDGQRRDRLWRLVTSRADGQHRFSGWAGAVCDAALAEVDVDAAAITVHPRPQRPELVAATGRWAERLEEAQYTVGEGPGAEAFGTGGPVLVADVTRETARWPGFADAAAEAGVTAVFAFPLQVGAVRLGTLTLYRRTPGELSPDELANLAVLAELAVTAALTDSIIGTDMWAGEASAGHYDDVHVAAGMLAARLNISIDDAYLRLRAHSFSHHQSLIEVAREVLARRLRLDSAD, from the coding sequence GTGGACGGTCAACGCCGTGACCGGCTGTGGCGGCTCGTCACGAGCCGAGCCGACGGGCAGCACAGGTTCTCCGGCTGGGCCGGCGCGGTGTGCGATGCTGCCCTCGCCGAGGTCGACGTCGACGCTGCCGCCATCACCGTGCACCCCCGTCCGCAACGACCGGAGCTCGTGGCCGCTACCGGCCGCTGGGCCGAGCGACTGGAGGAAGCCCAGTACACCGTCGGCGAAGGCCCGGGAGCCGAAGCGTTCGGCACCGGCGGCCCGGTCCTGGTGGCCGACGTCACCCGCGAAACAGCCCGCTGGCCGGGCTTCGCCGATGCCGCCGCGGAGGCCGGGGTGACCGCGGTGTTCGCGTTCCCCCTGCAGGTCGGCGCGGTCCGGCTCGGCACCTTGACCCTGTACCGCCGTACTCCCGGCGAGCTGTCACCCGACGAACTGGCGAACCTCGCGGTCCTCGCCGAACTGGCCGTCACCGCCGCGCTGACCGACAGCATCATCGGCACGGACATGTGGGCCGGCGAAGCCTCCGCGGGGCACTACGACGACGTGCACGTCGCCGCGGGCATGCTCGCTGCCCGGCTCAACATCAGCATCGACGACGCCTATCTGCGCCTGCGGGCCCACTCGTTCAGCCACCACCAGTCGCTGATCGAGGTGGCACGCGAAGTTCTGGCCCGCCGGCTCCGCCTGGACTCCGCCGACTGA